A window of Geothrix edaphica genomic DNA:
TGGAGGAGGCCAGCTGGGACGCGTGGATCCGCTTCTACAAGCAGCACGAGTTCAGTCCCAACAGCTCCGTCAGTTACTACGACAAGGGTGAGATGGTCGCCTGGCTCATGGACGCGGCCCTCCGCGAGGGGAGCCGGGGCAGGGCCGGCCTGGCGGACCTCTTCGCGCAGCTCTGGGCGCGGCATGGCGAGGACGGACTCACTGATGCGGATGTGCGCCGGGCCTTCCGGGAGCTCTCGGGAAAAGACCCTGCGCCCTTCTGGGATGCCTACATTTCCGGGCGCGCCGAACTGGATTCCGCCCAGCTGCGCCGGGCCTTCGGCCTGGTCATGGAAGCCAAGGCGCCCTGGGAAGGCCTCTCCATCGAGGAGGCGAGTGATCCCGCGGCGCAGCGACGCGCCCGTGCGTGGACGGGTCTCGTGCTGGCCTCCAACGGGCCCGTCATCCAGAACGTCATTCCCGGTAGCCCCGCAGCGGGAGCCGGCCTCAGCTTCGGCATGGAGATCCTCGCCGTAGAGGGGTGGCGCACCACGACCGCAGCAGAGGCCCAGCGGTGCCTGGCGGAGCCTGGGCCCGGCGGGAAGGTGGCGGTGCTGGTCGCGGATCGCGGGCGGGTCTTCCACGTGGAAGTGGCCTTGGCCGAGAATCCCGAACGCACCTACCGGCTGACGCCGGATCCCCGGGTCGGCGCCGCCCAGCGGGCGGCCTTCGCCGCCTCCTACGGCCAGCCCCATCCCGCCGCCCCGGTCAGGCGGGGCGTGCGCCGGTGAGGATCGCCGCGATCCTCGCCGCCCACAATGAGGCGGATCGCATCGGGCCGGTGCTGGAGGGGTTGCGGCCCTTCGGCCTCCACCGCGTGCTGGTGGTGGATGACGGGTCCGCGGACCGCACCGGCGCCGTGGCCGCCGGCCACGGCGCCGAGGTGCTGCGCCTGGGGCCCGGGCAGGGCGGGGGCAAAGGTCAGGCCCTGCGGGCGGGCATCGCCCGGCTGCGCCCCGATGCCTTCGACTTCTATCTGTTCCTGGATGCCGACGGCCAGCACGATCCGGCGGATCTCCAGCGGTTCCTGGAGCATCTCGCCGCCCATCCCAGGACCGACTTCCTCATCGGCTCCCGCTTCCTGGACCGGGCCAAGATCCCGCCCAAGCGCTGGCGCACCAATGCGCTGGGCACCTGGACGCTGGGCCGCATCGCGGGCGTGACCTGGGAGGACAGCCAGAGCGGCTTCCGCATGATCCGCAAGAAGGTGCTGGACCGGCTGGACCTCCGCTCCACAGGCTTCGCCATCGAGATGGAGATCTCGATGAAGGCCGCGGACTGGAACCTGCGCTGGGCGCACATCCCCATCCGGGCCATCTATCAGCCGGGGCCTGTGAGGAGTCATTTTCGAGGGGTGATGGATACTTGGCTGATCGCCTGGGAGTCCCTGAAGTGCTAGCTGGCTTCAACCCGGTCAGGCCTTGTCACTTGACGCTGCCCCGCAGCGCCAAGCTCGGGCCCGATCCGGGTTGACTTGGCTGATCGCCTGGGAGTCCCTGAAGTGCTGAGCTAGCGCGCCGCGGCGGGTGCGGCTGGGGCCTGCGTCCGCACCACCTGGATTCCGGACGCTCCGTTGACGGGAGTGATGGCCCGGAGCAGCGCCTGGATCCGGGTCTGCATCTCCTTGTCGTCCACCTTGCCCACACGGGCCAGGTAGAGGGTATACAGGTCCGGGCTCTCGGCCGGAGCGGCGCCGGGCTTGAGGAAGGCGGGATGCACCGCGGCGATCCGGCTGGCGCCGTCCTCCTCGAAGGTGCGCTGGGTGTAGGGATGCCGCTGCTTCGCGATCTCCTTCCAGTGCTTCTGGTCCCCCTCCGGCACGCCCGGCGTGGGATGGATGTGCTTGAGCACGACGAAGTAGTTGTCCTCCTCGTCCTCCGAGATGCTCACGCGGCGCAGGTCCCAGGCGACGTCCTCTCCTCGTCGGGAAAAGCCCATGTTCAGGATGAGGAAGGCCTTGGGCGACAGGTCCACGTGGGAGGCATCCAGGTCCAGCTTCGCCCAGAGGGCCTGGAGATGGAGGGAGCGGCCCTCCTTGAAGGTGAAGGCCATGTCCTTGAGCGCGGAAGGGACCTGTTCGCGGTGCTGAAGATACTCCACCCAGTCGCTGAGCTTGCCGCCGTAGGGCACGTAGGTGTAGTCCAGGAACTTCGACAGGTCGTAGAGCCAGGGCATCAGGGACGAGGAATCCACGAACTTGACGGCCATCACCACGCCCGAGGGCACGACGGTCGTGTAGGTGAGAACCGTGCCGTCGTCGTAGGGCGTGAACCAGATGGCCTGCTGCCAGGGGCGGCCGAAGCGGTCGATGTGGGGCTGGATCTGGTAGGGCTGGCCGAACGAGGTCACGCGGATGTCCTGCCCGCCGACGGTGCGCGTGACCTGGGCGCCCTTGAGCAGGAGGTCCATGGTGAGCTTCGGCTTCGCGAGGAGGTCGGCGAGGCTGACCCCGTCCGGGCGGTGGATCCTGAAGAGGTACACGCCGTTCGCCTGGGCGTAGCGGAGGCGGCCGTTCTTGGGGATCTCGTTGCTCTTGTACTCCAGGCCGGAGATGCTCCAGGTCTTGGTGGTCTTGTCCCGGAAGATGACCTCGGGATCCGTGCTGGTCGGGATGTCGCCGATGGCGGCCTCACTGGCCTCGCCCCCCGGAAACAACTCCGCGCCGAGGCTGCTGAAGAGATTGTCCATGGACTGGGTGTAGAACGCGGATTCCCGGGCCGCGAGCTCCTTCCGGAGGTCGGCGTAGCGGCGGGGCAGGGGCAGGTTGAACGTCCGGTCGAGGGCCTTGGAGTTTTCTGGGAACAGCGCGAAGGAGAAGCTGATCTTGTTGTCGAAGGCCGCGGTGTTGGCTTTCACGGCCTTCAGCTCGTCGGTGGGGAGCGAATAGCAGATGTTGTCCTTCTTCCCTTGCACCAGGCCCACCACGCGCCCCTGCGGGTCCACCAGCGGGCCGCCGGAGTTGCCGGGGTTCACGCCGGCGCTGCTCTTCAGGATGCTCCAGGCGCCGCGCATGGGCTCGGGCAGCGTGCCGATCACTTCGCCGGGGCGGATCACGAGGCCCTCGCCATAGGCATTGCCCACGGTGAACACAGTCTCGTTGACCTGGAATCCGGGTCGGAGGTCCAACCACCGGTCGAAGGTCCGCCCCTTGACCGTGAACCTGATCACGTCCCGCTGCTCGTCGAGCGCGAGGATCTGGTCCACCTCCCAGACGTTCTGCTTGGCGTCCCGGATGAAGCAGGTTTGGTAGCCCATGGAGGCATGGACCGGCTTGAAGACGTGGTGCGCGGTGACCAGCTCGGTCTTCGAGACGGCGAAGGCAGTGCCGATGGAGATGTAGCGGTCATTGCGGATGTTGAAAGGCACCAGGTCCCAGGGCAGCTCCTTCTCGTAGGAGACGGGATCCTTGTCCGGGTCGGGACGGAGGACCACCACCTCGAAGCTGGCTTCGGTGACCCGCGCCTTGACGGCCGGAGCCAGGGCCGTCTCCTGGGCCCGGAGGATGGGCCCGAGCAGAAGCGCGGGGAGGAGCAGGGCGGCGAGGAGTCTCATGGGATATCCGTGAATGATGGAGGGGCAAACCTTCATCCTGCCTATGGGGCGGGACACCGACGCTTACTGGTCTTGAAGGTCCCCAGTGTATCGCAGATGAGGTCCGCCGGATTCGCGGTACCTTGGGCGCATGGACAGGCCCGATTCTGGATTTCCGCAACCATCCCTCCCGCCGGGGGAAGTTCCCGTTCCTCTCCGGGTGATCCTGTGAATCCCCTGGACTGGGATCTCGGCAACGTGCCGCCGGGCGTGGCCTGGGGCGGCGTGGACGAGGCGGGCCGTGGCGCCTGGGCGGGCCCGGTGGTGGCGGCCTGCGCGGTGCTGGATGCGGACACCGTGCGGCGGTGGGGCCACGTGCTGAGGGGCGTCCGGGACAGCAAGCAGCTGACGCCGGAGAAGCGCGAGGTCCTGGCGGCCGAGCTGAAGGCCATCCTGCCGGCCTACGGCATCGCCGAGGTGGAGCCCATGGCCATCGACCGGGAGAACATCCTGGAAGCCACCCTGATGGCCATGCGGCAGAGTGTGAAGGACCTGTCCCTCCGCCCCCGCCTCCTGTTCATCGATGGCAACCGTGGGCCGAAGACGGGCCTGCCGGAGCGCCTGGTGGTGGACGGGGACGCCATCAGCTGCGCCATCGGGGCGGCCAGCATCCTGGCCAAGGCCCATCGGGATGCCTTCATGATCGCCTTGGAGGAGGCCTACCCGGGCTATGGCTTCGGCCAGCACAAGGGCTACGGCACGGCCCTCCACCGGGCCCGGATCGTCGCGCTGGGCGTGTCTCCCGTCCACCGCATCAGCTACGCGCCCGTGGCCGCCCTCCAGCGCGTGGACGAGGAACTGCGCGATGCGCTCCACCACAGCCTCGACCACTGCGCCAGCGTGGCGGAGCTGCAGGCCTGGGTGGGGACCGATCTGAGGCCCGCCTACGGCCGGCTGAAGCTGGTGTGGGTGGAGACCCTGCGCCGGCGCTATGCAGACCGCCTGGCCCAGTTCGCGAACCGGGAAGGCCTGGAATGACGGAGGTGGCCCTGGCTCTGATCGGCCGGGAGGGACGCTGGTTCCTCCAGCGCCGGGCGGGCTCGAATCCGGTGCTCCCGGGCCTGTGGGAATTCCCGGGCGGGAAGGTGGAGCCTGCGGAGACGCCGCTCGAGGCGCTGCGCCGGGAGCTCCTGGAGGAGATCGGGCTGGAACTCGAAGCGGCCACCGCGCTGCCGGTCCTGGAAGGGCCGGTGCGCCTCCACCCCTTCCTGGTCGAAGCGCCGGGCCGGCCGCGCACGGACCTGGCCTGGGGCTGGTTCTCGCCGGGAGAGATGGCGAACCTGCCCGTCCCGCCGGCCAATGAAAGCCTCATCCACCGGCTGGGAGACCCGCAGGCCGGGCGTCAAAACCCGATCTGATAGGCTGGACTCTTCCCCAGGCCCGGAGCTGTCATGCCGCGATTCCTCGTTCGGACCTTCCTGCTCGCCCTCACCGCGCTGGCCCTCCAGGCCCAGCAGACGGAGGTGGTGCTGAGCGCTTCCAGCAGCGCCAAGCTGGTGCTGGGCATGGCCCCCCCGAAGGTATCCGGGCTCGATGATGCGCAGGTGGCTTCGGAGTTCACCGCGGTGCTCAAGCGCGATCTGGACGAGACTGGAGTCTTCGCGGTGCTGCAGGAGAGGCTGCCCGCCGGCTCCGCGCCGGCGAAGGCCTGGAAGGAGGCCGGGGCCCAGTGGCTGTTGAACGTCGGGCTCACCAGGGCGGCCGCGGGCGATCTCCAGCTCGAAGCCTCCGCTCTCGACACCGCCGCGGAGAAGGCGGTCTTCACCAAGCCCTACAAGGCCGATCGGATGGTCCCCCTCCGCCGCCTGGCCCATGCCCTCGCCGATGATCTCGTGGCCCGGCTCACTGGAGAGCGCGGCGTGGCTTCCAGCCGGGTGGTCTTCGTCCGCCAGATCGCGCCGGGTGTGAAGGAACTGTTCCAGATCGACCGCGACGGCGCGAACCAGGTCCAGCTCACCCGGCACGGCAGCCTCACCCTGTCTCCCACCGTGGCGGCGGACGGCCGCCTGGCCTACGTCACCTACAAGGGCGGCGCGCCCGAGATCTGGGGCCAGCGCCGCCGGGATGGCGCCCACGAGAAGCTCTATCCGGCCACCGGTTCGGGAGCCATGGTCTCCACGCCGGTGTGGTCTCCGGACGGCCGCCGCCTGGCCTTCGTCCAGGGCGACCGGCGCGGCAACAGCGACATCATGGTGCTGGATCTGGACTC
This region includes:
- a CDS encoding glycosyltransferase family 2 protein, whose amino-acid sequence is MRIAAILAAHNEADRIGPVLEGLRPFGLHRVLVVDDGSADRTGAVAAGHGAEVLRLGPGQGGGKGQALRAGIARLRPDAFDFYLFLDADGQHDPADLQRFLEHLAAHPRTDFLIGSRFLDRAKIPPKRWRTNALGTWTLGRIAGVTWEDSQSGFRMIRKKVLDRLDLRSTGFAIEMEISMKAADWNLRWAHIPIRAIYQPGPVRSHFRGVMDTWLIAWESLKC
- a CDS encoding ribonuclease HII: MNPLDWDLGNVPPGVAWGGVDEAGRGAWAGPVVAACAVLDADTVRRWGHVLRGVRDSKQLTPEKREVLAAELKAILPAYGIAEVEPMAIDRENILEATLMAMRQSVKDLSLRPRLLFIDGNRGPKTGLPERLVVDGDAISCAIGAASILAKAHRDAFMIALEEAYPGYGFGQHKGYGTALHRARIVALGVSPVHRISYAPVAALQRVDEELRDALHHSLDHCASVAELQAWVGTDLRPAYGRLKLVWVETLRRRYADRLAQFANREGLE
- a CDS encoding S1 family peptidase, which gives rise to MRLLAALLLPALLLGPILRAQETALAPAVKARVTEASFEVVVLRPDPDKDPVSYEKELPWDLVPFNIRNDRYISIGTAFAVSKTELVTAHHVFKPVHASMGYQTCFIRDAKQNVWEVDQILALDEQRDVIRFTVKGRTFDRWLDLRPGFQVNETVFTVGNAYGEGLVIRPGEVIGTLPEPMRGAWSILKSSAGVNPGNSGGPLVDPQGRVVGLVQGKKDNICYSLPTDELKAVKANTAAFDNKISFSFALFPENSKALDRTFNLPLPRRYADLRKELAARESAFYTQSMDNLFSSLGAELFPGGEASEAAIGDIPTSTDPEVIFRDKTTKTWSISGLEYKSNEIPKNGRLRYAQANGVYLFRIHRPDGVSLADLLAKPKLTMDLLLKGAQVTRTVGGQDIRVTSFGQPYQIQPHIDRFGRPWQQAIWFTPYDDGTVLTYTTVVPSGVVMAVKFVDSSSLMPWLYDLSKFLDYTYVPYGGKLSDWVEYLQHREQVPSALKDMAFTFKEGRSLHLQALWAKLDLDASHVDLSPKAFLILNMGFSRRGEDVAWDLRRVSISEDEEDNYFVVLKHIHPTPGVPEGDQKHWKEIAKQRHPYTQRTFEEDGASRIAAVHPAFLKPGAAPAESPDLYTLYLARVGKVDDKEMQTRIQALLRAITPVNGASGIQVVRTQAPAAPAAAR
- a CDS encoding NUDIX domain-containing protein produces the protein MTEVALALIGREGRWFLQRRAGSNPVLPGLWEFPGGKVEPAETPLEALRRELLEEIGLELEAATALPVLEGPVRLHPFLVEAPGRPRTDLAWGWFSPGEMANLPVPPANESLIHRLGDPQAGRQNPI